From the genome of Cellvibrio japonicus Ueda107, one region includes:
- a CDS encoding SMP-30/gluconolactonase/LRE family protein → MTQHIKTILFFSSLFGAAAMAGGVQVQTQDFVGDGVFTAGIEGPAVDAQGHLYAVNFAEEGTIGVVDPHGNARLLLKLPEGSTGNGIRFGPDGVMYVADYTGHNILKIHPRTLQVAVYAHSAAMNQPNDIAIARDGTIYASDPNWSDSTGNLWMIAPDGKVTLLEREMGTTNGIEVSADEQRVYVNESVQRKVWQYDRDPKTGKLANKRLLIEFPDHGLDGMRSDSQGNLYIARYGAGVIAVVSPAGDLLHTISLKGEKPTNLAFGGEDGRRVYVTLQDRGAIETFTAPHPGREWALWRRD, encoded by the coding sequence ATGACACAACACATTAAAACAATACTGTTTTTTTCCAGCCTGTTTGGTGCTGCCGCGATGGCGGGCGGTGTCCAGGTGCAAACGCAGGATTTTGTCGGCGATGGTGTATTTACGGCGGGTATTGAAGGGCCGGCGGTGGATGCACAGGGGCATTTGTATGCCGTGAATTTTGCCGAGGAGGGAACCATTGGTGTTGTCGACCCACACGGCAATGCCAGGTTGCTGCTCAAATTACCTGAAGGCAGTACCGGTAATGGTATTCGCTTTGGCCCGGATGGGGTGATGTACGTGGCGGACTATACCGGCCACAATATTTTAAAAATCCATCCCCGGACCTTGCAGGTTGCCGTGTATGCCCACAGCGCGGCGATGAACCAGCCCAACGATATTGCGATTGCGCGTGATGGCACTATTTATGCCAGTGACCCCAACTGGTCAGATAGCACAGGAAACCTGTGGATGATCGCGCCCGACGGCAAGGTCACCCTGCTGGAGCGCGAAATGGGAACCACCAATGGTATCGAGGTCAGTGCGGATGAGCAGCGCGTCTATGTGAACGAGAGTGTGCAGCGCAAGGTTTGGCAATATGATCGCGATCCGAAGACTGGCAAGTTGGCGAATAAGCGCCTGTTGATCGAATTTCCCGACCATGGCCTGGACGGTATGCGTAGCGATAGCCAGGGTAACCTGTATATCGCGCGTTATGGAGCGGGTGTTATTGCGGTGGTATCACCTGCGGGGGATCTCCTGCACACGATTTCGCTGAAAGGTGAAAAGCCTACCAATCTGGCTTTTGGTGGCGAGGATGGTCGCCGTGTCTATGTCACCCTGCAAGATCGCGGTGCCATTGAAACCTTCACCGCCCCCCACCCGGGCCGCGAATGGGCTCTGTGGCGCCGGGATTAG
- a CDS encoding amino acid deaminase, with product METENNLQKRLAQRPLEPVHKGLGALPAGTVARAVGHVGSLGWNLLREDVSLPVAVLSDVRLRHNLGWMESFIRTYGLKLAPHGKTTMSPALFHWQLEQGAWGITLATAAQVQAAYQFGIKRVILANQLVGRANMAILSRLQEDANFECYVLVDSPVNAARLGRFFSERGQQLHVLVELGVEGGRSGVRDAAALESLLTEIGRWPQSLFLAGVEVYEGVLGDEAAIRQFLRRALDVLRELDERGLLKSDRPLLTGAGSAWFDLVAEEWAGLDLGRPVDIVLRPGCYLTHDVGIYRAAAERIQSHNPVARSMQRGLLPALQLWAYVTSMPEPGLAILGLGKRDAAFDAGLPVPALHFRPGDMPAPVPAPVQWQLVKMMDQHAFMQIPATADVQVGDMLALDISHPCLTFDKWRQLLIVDDHYQVVDAVETFF from the coding sequence ATGGAAACTGAAAATAATTTACAAAAACGATTAGCCCAGCGCCCATTAGAACCTGTCCATAAAGGACTGGGGGCACTACCTGCGGGTACGGTGGCGCGAGCGGTCGGGCATGTTGGCAGCCTGGGGTGGAACCTGTTGCGTGAAGACGTGAGCTTACCGGTAGCGGTATTGAGCGATGTGCGCCTGCGCCACAACCTGGGCTGGATGGAAAGCTTTATCCGCACCTATGGGCTGAAACTCGCACCCCATGGCAAAACCACCATGAGCCCAGCCTTGTTCCACTGGCAACTGGAGCAGGGCGCCTGGGGAATTACCCTGGCTACGGCTGCCCAGGTACAAGCGGCTTACCAGTTCGGTATAAAACGGGTCATCCTCGCCAATCAGTTAGTGGGCCGCGCCAATATGGCGATCCTCTCGCGCTTGCAGGAGGATGCGAACTTTGAGTGTTACGTGTTGGTTGATAGTCCCGTTAACGCCGCCCGGTTAGGGCGGTTTTTTTCCGAGCGGGGACAACAACTGCACGTGTTGGTGGAGTTGGGGGTTGAGGGTGGACGCAGTGGAGTACGCGATGCGGCCGCCCTGGAGTCCTTACTCACTGAAATTGGCCGTTGGCCCCAAAGCCTGTTCTTGGCTGGAGTTGAAGTCTACGAAGGTGTGCTGGGCGATGAAGCTGCCATCCGCCAGTTTTTACGTCGGGCCCTGGACGTATTGCGTGAATTGGATGAACGCGGCCTGCTGAAGAGTGACAGGCCTTTGCTGACCGGTGCGGGCTCTGCCTGGTTCGACCTGGTGGCAGAAGAATGGGCCGGCCTGGATTTGGGACGGCCAGTGGACATTGTGCTGCGACCCGGCTGCTACCTCACCCACGATGTAGGGATTTATCGCGCCGCTGCCGAACGTATCCAGAGCCATAACCCGGTGGCGCGCTCCATGCAACGCGGTCTATTGCCCGCTTTGCAGCTTTGGGCCTATGTGACCTCTATGCCCGAGCCGGGATTGGCCATTCTCGGCCTGGGTAAGCGCGACGCAGCGTTTGATGCGGGGCTGCCTGTCCCTGCCTTGCATTTTCGCCCTGGTGACATGCCCGCCCCGGTACCTGCCCCGGTGCAATGGCAGCTGGTGAAAATGATGGATCAGCATGCCTTTATGCAAATTCCAGCCACCGCTGATGTGCAAGTGGGCGATATGCTCGCGCTGGATATTTCACACCCCTGTTTAACCTTTGATAAATGGCGGCAACTGTTGATTGTGGATGACCACTATCAAGTCGTTGATGCTGTGGAAACCTTTTTCTAG
- a CDS encoding GntP family permease yields the protein MESVLSPGHWLLVYALVAIIALILLIARYRLNPFISLTLVSLGLGLVAGMPAKDLVFAYEAGVGKTLGHIALIVALGTMLGKMMAESGGAEQIARTLIGWFGEKNVHWAMVFIAFIVGLPIFFEVGFVLLIPIAFNVARRTGTSMLLVGLPMVAGLSVVHGLVPPHPAAMIAVGEYQASVGRTIFYALLVGIPTAIIAGPLFAKWIAPRVQLPAVNPLEAQFIHESRERELPGFGITLFTILLPVVLMLLGGWANQIAAPGTALNDVLLVVGNSVVALLIATLVSFYTLGIARGFNRDSILKFSQDCLAPTAGITLLVGAGGGLNRILVDAGIAKEIVAFSSGIALTPLLMGWFVAALMRIATGSATVAMSTAAGIVAPIALAANYPHPELLVIATGAGSLILSHVNDGGFWLIKEYFNMTVTQTLKTWTVIETIISVVALGFVLLIASFL from the coding sequence ATGGAATCTGTATTAAGCCCCGGGCACTGGTTACTGGTTTATGCACTGGTCGCCATCATTGCGCTGATTTTGTTAATCGCCCGCTATCGGTTAAACCCGTTTATTTCGCTCACCCTGGTATCGCTGGGATTGGGACTGGTCGCCGGTATGCCGGCCAAGGACCTGGTATTTGCCTATGAAGCCGGTGTGGGCAAAACCCTGGGCCACATTGCGCTGATTGTGGCGCTGGGTACCATGCTCGGCAAAATGATGGCGGAATCCGGCGGCGCTGAGCAAATCGCACGCACCCTGATTGGTTGGTTCGGCGAAAAAAATGTGCACTGGGCGATGGTGTTTATCGCGTTTATTGTGGGGCTGCCCATTTTTTTCGAAGTGGGTTTTGTATTGCTGATTCCCATCGCGTTTAACGTCGCCCGCCGCACAGGAACCTCCATGTTGCTGGTGGGCTTGCCAATGGTGGCGGGCCTGTCGGTGGTACACGGTTTGGTACCACCCCATCCTGCCGCCATGATTGCCGTGGGTGAATACCAGGCCAGTGTCGGGCGCACTATTTTCTATGCGCTCCTGGTGGGAATTCCCACGGCGATTATTGCCGGCCCCCTCTTTGCCAAATGGATTGCACCGCGTGTGCAGCTGCCTGCGGTGAATCCACTGGAGGCACAATTTATCCATGAGTCGCGTGAACGTGAACTGCCGGGTTTTGGCATCACCCTGTTTACTATTTTGTTGCCCGTTGTGTTGATGCTGCTGGGCGGCTGGGCCAACCAGATTGCTGCACCGGGCACTGCGCTCAACGACGTCTTACTGGTGGTTGGTAACTCAGTCGTTGCGTTGTTAATTGCGACGCTAGTCAGTTTTTATACCCTGGGCATTGCGCGTGGTTTTAATCGCGACAGTATTTTGAAATTCAGCCAGGACTGCCTGGCGCCTACGGCGGGCATTACCCTGCTGGTTGGCGCTGGTGGCGGTTTGAACCGAATCCTGGTTGATGCGGGTATCGCCAAGGAAATTGTGGCGTTTTCATCGGGTATTGCATTAACACCCTTATTGATGGGGTGGTTTGTCGCAGCGTTAATGCGTATTGCCACCGGCTCGGCCACGGTCGCCATGAGCACAGCAGCTGGCATAGTGGCGCCTATTGCGCTGGCGGCCAATTATCCGCACCCCGAGTTGCTGGTTATTGCCACCGGGGCGGGATCACTGATTTTGTCCCATGTCAATGATGGCGGCTTCTGGCTGATTAAAGAATATTTCAATATGACCGTCACCCAAACACTCAAAACCTGGACGGTGATCGAAACTATTATTTCTGTTGTTGCGCTCGGCTTTGTATTGTTGATTGCCAGTTTCCTTTGA
- a CDS encoding MurR/RpiR family transcriptional regulator produces the protein MTALFDIVYHIRSNRDRLSATEQKIADIILDDIAFAAAASIDQLATKASVSIATISRFAKAVGCEDIRDLKLKLAQASAVGTRFLADVPVVEESAFYARICSEVESTLRANLARFVEADFRAGANALNSARLIYVGGMGGGSTMLADEVQYRIARLGLPVTAYHDPVLLRMLAATLTEKDVLVLLSVTGVTPELLEVADIAREYGAQIIAMTAPQSPLAEKANVLLPVMTEETDFIFKPSASRYGVLLAVDILATELALLRKQESKELLRRVKFALDEYRGGDNRLPLGD, from the coding sequence ATGACCGCTTTGTTCGATATTGTTTACCACATCCGCAGCAATCGCGACCGGCTTTCGGCAACGGAGCAGAAAATTGCGGATATTATTCTGGACGATATAGCCTTTGCGGCGGCGGCCAGTATTGATCAGCTTGCCACCAAAGCCAGTGTGAGTATTGCCACCATCTCGCGCTTTGCCAAAGCGGTGGGCTGTGAAGATATTCGCGATCTCAAATTAAAATTGGCACAGGCCAGCGCGGTGGGAACCCGCTTTCTCGCCGATGTTCCCGTCGTTGAGGAAAGTGCATTCTACGCGCGTATTTGCAGTGAGGTAGAGTCCACCCTGCGCGCCAACCTCGCGCGTTTTGTCGAGGCTGATTTTCGGGCCGGGGCCAACGCATTGAATAGTGCCCGCTTGATTTATGTCGGCGGTATGGGGGGCGGTTCCACCATGCTTGCCGATGAAGTCCAGTACCGCATTGCCCGCCTGGGGTTGCCGGTAACGGCCTATCACGATCCGGTATTGCTGCGCATGTTGGCCGCGACACTGACCGAAAAAGATGTACTGGTACTGTTATCGGTAACCGGGGTAACACCGGAATTATTGGAGGTTGCTGATATCGCGCGTGAATACGGTGCCCAGATCATCGCCATGACCGCGCCCCAATCTCCCCTTGCTGAAAAAGCCAATGTGTTATTGCCGGTGATGACGGAGGAGACCGATTTTATTTTCAAGCCTTCGGCATCCCGCTATGGTGTATTGCTGGCTGTGGATATTCTCGCAACAGAGTTGGCTCTGCTGCGTAAACAAGAGAGCAAGGAATTACTGCGTCGCGTGAAATTTGCGCTTGATGAATATCGGGGTGGCGATAACCGCTTACCCCTGGGCGATTAA
- a CDS encoding N-acyl-D-amino-acid deacylase family protein yields the protein MAITAYPWAIKDVCVIYEWVIRQAHIIDGSAQPSYRADLAITAGKIAAIGNLSGVQAQREIVASNWVLAPGFIDVHTHDDLQVIRNPDMLPKVSQGVTTVIVGNCGISASPVVLQGELPDPMNLLGAVEDFSYADLASYARAVNEIQPAVNVAALVGHTALRNNHMDRLDRAATAYEIAQMRAQLHLALEQGALGLSTGLAYASAIESTTEEVQALAEVLREQGGVYTTHLRTEFDGILDAMEEAFAIGHSVNAPVIISHLKCAGAGNWGRSKEVLGALETAARKHWVGSDCYPYSASSSTLDLQQVTRDFDIVITWSEPHPEQGGKTLAAIADEWQTSLMDAARRLQPAGAVYHGMNEQDVQAILAHPLTMVGSDGLPVDPLPHPRLWGAFPRVLGHYSRDLQLFSLTEAVYKMTRLSADRFGLDNRGRIEVGAAADLVLFDPLNVRDTATFAAPQQLAEGIEAVWVNGILTYCNKAMTGQRAGKFLHRQRDLRKGFFLFNE from the coding sequence GTGGCGATAACCGCTTACCCCTGGGCGATTAAGGATGTGTGTGTGATTTACGAATGGGTTATCCGCCAGGCTCACATCATTGATGGTTCTGCACAGCCATCCTACCGTGCTGACCTGGCAATCACCGCAGGGAAAATTGCAGCGATTGGCAATTTATCCGGTGTGCAGGCGCAGCGGGAGATAGTTGCAAGCAATTGGGTTTTAGCACCGGGGTTTATTGATGTGCACACCCATGATGACCTGCAGGTGATTCGCAACCCGGATATGTTGCCCAAGGTTTCTCAAGGTGTGACAACGGTGATCGTTGGCAATTGCGGTATCAGTGCCAGCCCTGTGGTGTTACAGGGCGAGCTGCCGGACCCGATGAATTTGCTCGGCGCCGTTGAGGATTTTTCCTACGCCGACCTTGCCAGTTACGCGCGTGCCGTGAATGAAATACAGCCTGCAGTCAATGTGGCTGCATTAGTCGGTCATACAGCATTGCGCAATAACCACATGGATCGCCTGGACCGCGCAGCAACCGCCTATGAAATTGCGCAGATGCGCGCACAATTACATTTGGCCCTGGAACAGGGCGCACTTGGGTTATCGACCGGATTGGCTTACGCCTCAGCGATTGAAAGTACCACTGAAGAAGTACAGGCACTGGCGGAGGTGTTGCGTGAACAGGGGGGAGTTTATACCACCCATTTGCGCACGGAATTTGATGGCATCCTGGATGCGATGGAAGAAGCGTTTGCAATTGGTCATTCGGTCAATGCCCCGGTCATCATTTCACATTTGAAATGTGCAGGGGCCGGTAATTGGGGACGCAGCAAGGAAGTGCTTGGCGCCCTGGAGACAGCGGCGCGCAAACACTGGGTCGGCAGCGATTGCTATCCCTATAGCGCCAGTTCGTCCACCTTGGATTTGCAGCAGGTCACCCGGGATTTTGACATTGTGATTACCTGGAGCGAGCCGCATCCGGAGCAGGGTGGAAAAACCCTGGCAGCGATTGCCGATGAATGGCAAACCAGTTTGATGGACGCGGCCAGGCGACTACAGCCTGCGGGAGCGGTGTATCACGGTATGAATGAGCAGGATGTGCAGGCCATTTTGGCGCATCCACTCACCATGGTTGGATCCGATGGTTTGCCGGTTGATCCTTTGCCGCACCCGCGTTTGTGGGGCGCTTTCCCGCGGGTGTTGGGGCATTACAGCCGCGACTTGCAATTATTCAGTCTGACCGAAGCTGTTTACAAAATGACGCGCTTGTCTGCCGATCGCTTCGGCCTTGATAATCGCGGTCGCATTGAAGTGGGCGCAGCGGCTGATCTGGTGTTATTTGATCCGCTGAATGTGCGCGATACGGCAACCTTTGCGGCACCGCAACAATTGGCGGAGGGAATAGAAGCCGTGTGGGTGAATGGCATCCTGACTTACTGCAACAAAGCCATGACAGGTCAGCGCGCCGGGAAGTTCCTGCATCGCCAGCGCGATCTGCGCAAAGGTTTTTTTCTGTTTAATGAGTGA
- a CDS encoding RidA family protein: MSDIKRYGVEGGKGTGGQHLPFARAAGADGWLFVSGQVPMVKGEIVEGGIVTQSHQAINNMLAILAEAGYGPEHVVRCGVWLDDPRDFMSFNRVFMEYFGANPPARACVVSSMVVDCKVEVDCVAYKKP, translated from the coding sequence ATGTCTGATATCAAACGTTACGGTGTCGAAGGTGGCAAGGGAACCGGTGGCCAGCATTTGCCCTTTGCGCGCGCGGCGGGTGCCGATGGTTGGCTATTTGTGTCCGGCCAGGTTCCCATGGTCAAGGGCGAAATTGTGGAGGGCGGCATAGTCACCCAATCCCATCAGGCGATCAACAATATGCTGGCCATTTTGGCCGAGGCAGGTTATGGCCCGGAACATGTGGTGCGCTGTGGGGTGTGGCTCGATGATCCCCGCGATTTTATGTCGTTTAATCGTGTGTTTATGGAATATTTTGGCGCTAATCCACCGGCGCGCGCCTGTGTGGTATCCAGTATGGTGGTGGATTGCAAAGTAGAAGTTGATTGTGTGGCTTATAAAAAACCATGA
- a CDS encoding family 20 glycosylhydrolase, translating into MKYLLPVLLLVLPFTLVNAADLPLLPYPHSVIQQSGQFLAGNQWNLVIKGKQTAELKTALERFRQRVTLQTGKTIRFVKGREKNAHLFIHIQSSEVIGNSLSSMDESYRLQVRPGRIELHAEQLVGVVRGLETLLQLVGLQRDVLALPLVDIQDKPRFIWRGLLLDSSRHFFSVASIKRQLDIMAAAKFNLFHWHLTDDQGWRLESKKFPRLQQFASDGQYYTREQVRDIVAYARDRGIHVLPEIDIPGHASAIAVAYPELMSAPGPYAMEYRWGVHKPTLNPANERVYEFVDQLIAEVVELFPFDYVHIGGDEVDPQHWQENADIQAFMQANGLVDHLALQAYFNQRVQKILSQHKRNMIGWDEIQHPDLPNNIVIHSWQGPDGVSNAIRHGFNAILSTGYYLDQPQTAAYHYRQDPLPQPPFRIDAPAVGESWQSWSFTLPRQRGRPVSGSFTLLDDGKQTRGFIDFAGKSRREVKVHRYTKNRAQFSLDTWMGPVEFDVNMDQRLGGKAWVGNVAYPVSGKQIAGSNHAQTGLPEPQVAPYVLRAEDYARVLGGEVALWSELVDEGTLDLRLWPRALAVAERLWSAQDRRDEVDLYQRLETTMTWARMSVGVQDQQQREIALRRLAAGAGIEPLAIFSEALEPAHYYHRQHQKSVSETYSKADHLNQLVDALPAENNFKQNQLAIFENELSVLDENDKKYLRKSLKTAFEKWNKNYQPLLDLVQKRKDLQGLLPLAERLNVLSELAMELLRNCEASTTLSPAQIVKAQAAVDQAKTMDQEMVIGAAWVVEKMLQSDAYCP; encoded by the coding sequence ATGAAGTATTTATTGCCTGTTTTGTTGTTGGTACTGCCGTTCACCTTGGTGAATGCGGCTGATTTGCCGTTGTTGCCTTATCCGCACTCAGTGATACAACAGTCAGGGCAATTTTTAGCAGGCAATCAATGGAATCTTGTTATAAAGGGAAAGCAAACAGCGGAATTGAAAACAGCGCTTGAGCGTTTCCGGCAGCGAGTTACTTTGCAGACTGGAAAAACGATTCGCTTTGTTAAGGGTAGGGAAAAAAACGCGCATTTATTCATTCATATCCAGTCATCGGAGGTGATAGGTAATAGCCTGTCCTCTATGGATGAATCCTATCGCTTACAGGTTCGTCCAGGGCGTATTGAATTACACGCCGAACAGCTGGTCGGTGTTGTGCGCGGCCTGGAAACCCTGTTGCAGTTAGTGGGGCTGCAACGGGATGTGCTGGCTTTGCCTTTGGTCGATATTCAGGATAAGCCCCGCTTTATCTGGCGCGGCTTGCTGCTGGACAGTTCCCGCCATTTCTTTTCAGTGGCGTCGATAAAACGCCAGCTGGATATTATGGCAGCCGCCAAGTTCAATTTATTTCATTGGCACCTGACGGACGATCAGGGGTGGCGCCTGGAATCCAAAAAATTTCCACGGCTGCAGCAATTCGCCAGCGATGGCCAGTATTACACCCGCGAGCAGGTGCGCGACATCGTGGCTTATGCGCGCGACCGGGGAATTCATGTATTGCCGGAAATTGATATACCGGGACACGCCAGTGCCATTGCAGTTGCCTACCCTGAGTTGATGTCTGCCCCCGGTCCCTATGCCATGGAGTATCGCTGGGGAGTGCACAAGCCAACGCTCAATCCAGCCAACGAACGCGTCTATGAATTTGTGGATCAACTCATCGCTGAAGTGGTTGAGTTATTCCCATTTGACTATGTGCACATAGGTGGAGATGAAGTAGATCCCCAGCATTGGCAGGAAAATGCAGACATCCAGGCATTTATGCAGGCGAATGGATTAGTTGATCATCTGGCGTTGCAAGCCTATTTCAACCAGCGCGTGCAAAAAATCCTGAGCCAGCACAAGCGCAACATGATTGGCTGGGACGAAATCCAGCATCCGGATTTGCCGAACAATATTGTCATCCATTCCTGGCAGGGGCCGGATGGTGTTAGCAATGCGATCCGCCACGGATTCAATGCCATTTTGTCAACGGGCTATTACCTGGATCAGCCACAAACGGCTGCGTACCATTATCGCCAGGACCCACTGCCCCAGCCGCCATTCAGGATAGATGCTCCGGCAGTGGGTGAATCCTGGCAGAGCTGGTCCTTTACACTGCCGCGTCAGCGTGGCAGACCGGTTAGCGGATCTTTCACCTTGTTAGATGACGGTAAACAAACGCGTGGATTTATTGATTTTGCGGGCAAATCCCGGCGCGAGGTGAAGGTTCATCGCTATACAAAAAATCGCGCGCAATTTTCGCTCGACACCTGGATGGGCCCGGTTGAGTTTGATGTGAACATGGACCAGCGGTTAGGGGGCAAGGCCTGGGTTGGCAATGTGGCTTATCCCGTCAGCGGTAAGCAGATTGCCGGTAGCAATCACGCCCAAACAGGTCTGCCTGAGCCACAGGTTGCTCCCTATGTGTTGAGGGCAGAAGACTATGCCCGCGTGCTTGGCGGAGAGGTGGCGCTCTGGTCCGAGTTGGTTGATGAAGGGACCCTGGATCTGCGCCTTTGGCCGCGTGCATTGGCTGTGGCTGAACGCCTGTGGTCGGCCCAGGATAGGCGTGATGAAGTGGATTTATACCAGCGCCTTGAGACAACGATGACATGGGCGCGTATGTCGGTGGGTGTGCAAGATCAACAGCAGCGGGAGATAGCGCTGCGGCGCCTGGCTGCCGGTGCAGGGATTGAGCCTTTGGCTATCTTCAGTGAGGCATTGGAGCCTGCCCATTACTACCACCGCCAGCATCAAAAATCGGTCTCTGAAACCTATTCAAAAGCAGATCATTTGAATCAATTAGTCGATGCATTACCCGCTGAAAATAACTTCAAACAAAACCAGCTGGCCATATTTGAAAACGAATTATCCGTGTTAGATGAAAACGATAAAAAATACCTGAGAAAAAGCCTGAAAACTGCTTTCGAGAAGTGGAATAAAAACTATCAACCACTGCTGGATTTGGTACAAAAACGTAAAGATTTGCAAGGCTTGTTGCCGCTGGCAGAACGGTTAAATGTTTTGTCAGAGTTGGCAATGGAATTGCTTCGTAATTGCGAAGCTTCCACCACCCTTTCACCTGCACAAATCGTCAAAGCGCAGGCCGCTGTTGACCAGGCGAAAACAATGGATCAGGAAATGGTGATTGGTGCAGCCTGGGTGGTGGAAAAAATGCTGCAAAGCGATGCATATTGCCCCTAA
- a CDS encoding helix-turn-helix domain-containing protein has translation MAEMAIFNLNDISLLFGGFLSLVVAVRLMLGQSEGPLVPHHGLLLALFFLLGTLRALDGMVNTNPALRQMLITWYPISVFGLGFIYFLQGPLLFWFARASFSQMMNLTYKDALHLIPLLGYPFYLWFMGTNISAPVDPDFGNAAVAQKNAPAEVLIWAQHISLFIYSLLCVSRLFEYQRHLKLLQLPSQKMDLQGLRLLLIGFLAINAWSFIILLDSRFLHWLSPTLLGESTSHLLFIYMSVLIVYLLKNAQGFSDIQPEHKLNHALVSEEPQLQLVEKLQSFMESNKPYLEPHITVERLAIKLNVSPKLLSSTINNQLQMNFFELIGSYRVEEAKRKLADEQLRDLPIHEIMKHCGFSSKSVFNQAFKKAVGVTPSHYRQQYLGCRLAG, from the coding sequence ATGGCAGAGATGGCAATCTTTAATCTCAATGATATTTCGCTGCTATTTGGCGGCTTTCTATCATTGGTCGTGGCTGTGCGTCTGATGCTCGGGCAATCCGAGGGGCCGCTTGTGCCTCATCATGGGTTATTGCTGGCCCTGTTCTTCCTGCTGGGAACCTTGCGTGCCCTGGATGGCATGGTAAATACCAATCCTGCACTGCGTCAGATGTTGATTACCTGGTACCCCATCAGTGTCTTTGGGCTTGGTTTTATTTATTTTTTGCAGGGCCCGTTGCTCTTCTGGTTCGCGCGCGCCAGTTTTTCACAAATGATGAATTTGACTTACAAGGATGCACTTCATCTGATTCCCTTGCTCGGTTATCCGTTTTACTTGTGGTTTATGGGGACGAATATCAGCGCACCTGTTGACCCCGATTTTGGCAACGCGGCAGTAGCACAGAAAAATGCTCCAGCAGAAGTGTTGATATGGGCCCAGCATATCAGCCTTTTTATTTACAGCTTGCTGTGCGTGTCCCGGCTCTTTGAATACCAACGCCACTTAAAACTCTTGCAATTGCCTTCACAAAAAATGGATCTGCAGGGGCTGCGCTTGCTGTTAATCGGCTTCCTGGCGATCAATGCCTGGTCATTCATCATTTTATTGGATTCACGCTTTTTACATTGGTTGAGCCCAACCCTGCTAGGGGAATCTACTAGCCATCTCCTGTTTATATATATGAGTGTGTTGATAGTTTATTTGCTGAAAAACGCCCAGGGCTTCAGCGATATACAACCCGAGCATAAATTGAATCATGCACTTGTTTCAGAAGAGCCCCAATTGCAATTGGTAGAAAAACTCCAGTCTTTTATGGAGAGCAACAAGCCTTACCTGGAGCCGCATATTACGGTTGAGCGCTTGGCGATTAAATTAAATGTATCCCCCAAATTATTATCAAGCACGATTAATAATCAATTGCAGATGAATTTCTTTGAACTCATCGGCTCCTATCGCGTTGAGGAAGCCAAGCGAAAATTAGCAGACGAACAACTGCGCGATTTGCCCATACACGAAATCATGAAACATTGCGGCTTTAGCAGTAAATCCGTCTTTAACCAGGCCTTTAAAAAAGCCGTAGGTGTTACGCCCAGCCATTACCGGCAGCAATATCTTGGCTGCAGATTAGCGGGTTAA